In one Mesorhizobium australicum genomic region, the following are encoded:
- a CDS encoding Lrp/AsnC family transcriptional regulator — METTDHLDRIDRNIISALSADGRLSMAALGAKVGLSKTPVQARVRKLEDNGYIRGYQAIVDREKMGEGHVAFVQVKLSDTRSDALDAFNRAVRLVPEIEQCHMIAANFDYLLKVRTRDIGAYRRVLGERISALPHVAQTSTYVAMETVKDR, encoded by the coding sequence ATGGAAACGACAGACCATCTGGACCGCATCGACCGCAACATCATCTCGGCCCTCTCCGCGGACGGACGCCTGTCGATGGCCGCTCTCGGCGCCAAGGTCGGCTTGTCGAAGACGCCGGTGCAGGCGCGGGTGCGAAAACTGGAGGACAACGGCTACATCCGAGGCTACCAAGCGATCGTCGACCGGGAGAAGATGGGCGAGGGCCATGTCGCCTTCGTGCAGGTCAAGTTGTCGGACACCCGCTCAGACGCGCTCGATGCCTTCAACCGCGCCGTCCGCCTCGTGCCGGAGATCGAGCAGTGCCACATGATCGCGGCCAACTTCGACTACCTGCTCAAGGTGCGCACCCGCGACATCGGCGCTTACCGGCGCGTGCTGGGCGAGCGCATCTCCGCCCTGCCCCATGTGGCGCAGACCTCGACCTATGTCGCGATGGAGACGGTGAAGGACCGATAA